TTAAGATGTCCACATGCCCATTTTTCTCATTGATATATTCCCATCCATCGTTTGGGTTTGTGATCAGAAACTTATTGTCCTCGACCTTTATTCGTTTGTTCTTAAAAAAATACTCACCGGTACCTTCCTTAAAATAGCGTATTGTCAGATTGGTTTTTTGAAATTTAAACTCAGGGATTCTCATTCTATAACGCAATAAAACGTTATTCTGCTTTTTGGCATAAGTGACTTTATCCTTGGTCGTATCCTTGAACGATATGTTGTAGGAAGTACGTTCAAAATGGTTATAAAATCTATCGGTATAATTTAGAGGTGTCATCTTCAAGAGGTTTGAGAATTAATCATTTGTAAAATAGGGCTGACCATCCACTGCCAATTTGAATATTTCAATTTCTTTTTAAAGCCCAAATATATATAAGTTGGTTTAGGTTGAGCAGCCAGATACTGAAATTTTATATTTGAGTGCTTAGAGGTTAAGTTGTCCAACAGCTAAGAAACATAAAACCCTGTAAATCATATAATTTACAGGATTTTTGATGAAGCTTATCGAATTTTTAGTGGAGCCGGAGGGATTCGAACCCTCGTCCAAACAAGCAATTGCAATGCTTTCTACATGCTTAGACTTTGTTTGGTTTTCGATGCACGACCGACCAAAGACCGCCTATCGTACACTTAGCTTCTTAAAGTTTTAGTGGCATTGCCAAAGCGAACAATACCCTTATGTTGACTTTTCTGGTGCTCCTAAACGGGTCGCCATCAACAAGGGCTACCCAGGAACATCTCGCTTCGCTACCTTGTAGCGACGAGGCAAATCCTACTATAATTCAGATTATGCGGCAAGAGCGTAATTATTATCGCCAATTAAAAGTGTGAAATATGAGATTAACGAGCTGTATCCCAGCGCTCGACATGCTTACATTGCCATTGGTCTCGCTGTCAAAACCAGTCGGCCCCATAATGAGTTAGGTAAGCTTTGCTTACCGTAAACGAATTATGTCCTGAGCGTAGTCGAAGGACCTATTCATCCCATTGTTTTTTCAAAGAACTCTACCCTAACATATTTTAGGGCCTGCCTATTTAGAGCAGCAAATTTATTTGGGCGTTCCCCTCGCTAAAATGCTCGGGTCGGGCTGTCCGCTGTATCTTTTCATCGCCCATCGACAAGCTCAGGGCGGTAAAAAGGATGCCGCTTCCATCCCTAACGCGGGCGACAAAGCTAACATTTATCTGGCAAAGCAGAAAAAAGTTTGTACCCCCTAGTCAATACCCTTATTTTAGGCCAATAATTATACCATACTACTATGAAGTTCGGAATCATCAGGGAACGTAAAAGCCCACCCGATAGAAGGGTTGTGCTTTCACCAAAAGAGTGTCAAAATGTCCTTTCAAAATTTCCTAAAGCCAAAATAGAAGTGGAATCCTCGCCAATTCGTGTATTCGGGGATAAAGAATATGAAAAACTAAATGTTCCCGTTTCTCAAAATATTGATGATTGTGATGTATTGCTCGGTGTTAAGGAGGTACCAATAAATGCACTTATACCCAATAAAAAATATTTCTTCTTTTCACACACGATAAAAAAGCAACCTTATAACCGTGACCTGCTTAGAGCCGTATTGGAAAAAAACATAGAGCTGTACGATCATGAGGTAATTACAGATCAGAAAGGGCAGCGTTTGGTGGCTTTTGGTCGTTATGCAGGTATCGTAGGGGCATATAATGGTGTTCGAACTTATGGATTAAAGTATGGAGCTTTCGACCTCCCCAAGGCAGAAACGCTGCACGATCAGCAAGCTTTGATAGACGAGCTACAAAAAATACAATTGCCCAATATTAAAATCCTTTTGACGGGAAAGGGGAGGGTTGGCAATGGTGCTAAGGAAATGCTCGATGCTATGAATCTAATGAAAGTCAATGTAGCTGAATACCTTTCCGAGACTTTCAACGAACCCGTATATTGTCAAATAGATGCTTCAGAATATAACAAGCGTAAAGATGGTGTTCGGGGTAACAAAGCTGACTTTTTTCAAAATCCACAGGAATACAGATCCAACTTTTTTCGTTTTGCCGAAGTCACGGATTTTTACATAGCAGGTCATTTTTATGGGGATGGAGCGCCCTATTTGTATACCCGTGAAGATGCCAAACATCCGGATTTTAAGATAAAGGTCGTAGCGGATGTTAGCTGTGACATAGATGGTCCCGTGGCTTCAACAATACAACCTTCTACGATTGCCGATCCAATTTATGGGTACGATCCACAAACCGAATCAATAACAGATTTTAAAAATTCTGATGCAATTGCAGTAATGGCAGTGGATAATTTACCTTGTGAGTTGCCAAGGGATGCAAGTAACGGATTTGGAGAAGCATTTTCTAAATATGTGATTCCGGCCTTTTTTAATAACGATGCAGACGGAATCCTGGAACGCGCCAGAATGACCCAAAACGGTAAGCTGACAAAACGGTATGGCTACCTACAAAAATATGTCGATGGACTGGAATAGGCGTGTTTGGTCGAAGAGTGCGAACCGGCTATTTCTGAATTCTTATTTTTTGTTATCTTGGGAGTTCCTAAAACAACCAAACCAGTGAAATTCAATTGGGTAATTTCAGGAAATACCAATCCTGCCATAAAAAAAGCCTGTATCGATTTGGAATACCGATTACGGCCTAGAATCACCAAATTTCTATTATCACGATTGGATAACGAACATCTTGATGATTTTTCCTGTTTTCATTTTGATGTCGATATCAAAAACCAATGGGTCTGGATTTCGGAAAAAACACCTCACGATTACATAGAAAAGATAAAAACCGATTTTGACAACGAGATAAACGGTTCGGCATTGTTTTCGGTAGCTTAAATTCTTGTTTTAGTTTTTATCATAAATAGAAAAGGCTTCAATACAGTACCTGATTCTTTTCTTTTACCCAGCGGAGCATCGTAAAGACCATCCAAAAAAACAGTCCAAAAGCAAATGTCATTAACCAAGCCCTGGTTTCCATCAAACTAGTTAAAATTTCTTGCGTCAACAATTGTGTTCGAAATAAGATATCCCAAGAATTGAAACGAAGAAATCTACCCAGATAAATGCCGTATCCACTCAAGATACAGATGCAAAAGATAATGAACAGTGCCCATTTTTCCTTAAAATGATATTGTAAAAAGCCAAATACATCGTTTAAGGATAGTATTCCGAACAACAGCCCATTAAAGGCAAAAACAAAAACAATAAAAAGGTCAAGCCATTTCCAGAAAGAATATTGACTTTGCAAGTGTATCAAGTCCGTAATAATGTAGGGAGCGTTTGGAAGAAGCACCAACCATGTAGCAAATAATGTTAAACGAAAAAAAGTATTTATTCTTCCATAGGAATACCAAAATACAGTTTGGGTCAATAAATAGGGTACTACGGCCAGAAATAAATTCCAGATTAAAAATGTATAAAAAAGAGAGCCCGTAATTACAACTCTTGTGGTTACCAATGCAATAGCGAATACTAATGAAAGTAACAGGCTTTTATAGTGTATGAACGTAAATAAAAGAATTCTACCCATGATGAATATGTATGATGATATAGTATGCACCGCTCCAATATTGGAACGGTGCATATAGATTTTTAGTCAGCTTGTTGGGCGCTTGTCCAATCGATTTTTCTTGAAGTAAACATGATGATGCTCAAAATGATAAACAATCCTATACTGCCTACTAGTAGCGCATAATCCTCCAATTGAATAATGACGAATATAAATGTGTAAAGACTCAACATAGAACCAAATATGAGCAGGGTAAACTTCAGGTTTTTTAAGATAGACCTTGAATATAATGTAATCAAGGATACCACTGCAGTGCCCGAAACCAGATAGGCAAAAAGATAGTTTTTATGTTCTGAAATTGAAATGAGCAACGTATAAAACATTACCAAGGCCAAACCTATCATTAAATATTGGAAAGGATGGATTGCAATTTTGCTACTGATTTGGATTAGAAGAAACACCAATAAGGTCAGCCCTATGATCATGAGGCCATATTTACTGGTACGCGATGTTTTTTGGTAATCGTCTACGGGTACCAAAAAAGCTGTGCCAAAAGAAGACTGTGATAAATCGGGCAATATATCGAAAAAGTATTGCCCAAATTTACGGTTGGTTTCCAAGACTTTCCATTTGGCCTCAAAACCATCTGGGGAAATCTTTTTCCCTTCGGTATCGGGCAAGAAATTACCATTAAAACTAGGAGAATGCCAGTTGGATTTCATGAAGACCTGTGTCTCTTTTCCAACGGGGACAAACTGTAGGTTATGGCTTCCATTAACTTCCAGATTGGATTCAAAAGCTAAAGGTTGTTTTTGTAGCTCATCTAGATTTTTTAGAAAGCCCGACTCTAATGTATTCATGAAGGAATTGTTGAACTTGGGCTTTAAATCATAGGTTTCTTCCCCTAATTTAACCTGAATGGTATTCCGTATTCCTTTTAGGTTACTTGTTTTAAAAAGCAAGGTAGCCTTGTCCCAGAGAATATCTTCTTTGTTGATTT
The nucleotide sequence above comes from Flagellimonas sp. HMM57. Encoded proteins:
- the creD gene encoding cell envelope integrity protein CreD, giving the protein MTSQKQKIGNWFKNSITAKMITVGFLILILLIPLGFVGDLIRERGYRQTEVVEEINTKWGKEVVVYGPILKIPYQTYIEEKVFDEKTKTFLKTLKAQKHNAYFFPGELNIDSKVKTQPLERGIYESVVYTAMLKMDGKFINPDFSSKEINKEDILWDKATLLFKTSNLKGIRNTIQVKLGEETYDLKPKFNNSFMNTLESGFLKNLDELQKQPLAFESNLEVNGSHNLQFVPVGKETQVFMKSNWHSPSFNGNFLPDTEGKKISPDGFEAKWKVLETNRKFGQYFFDILPDLSQSSFGTAFLVPVDDYQKTSRTSKYGLMIIGLTLLVFLLIQISSKIAIHPFQYLMIGLALVMFYTLLISISEHKNYLFAYLVSGTAVVSLITLYSRSILKNLKFTLLIFGSMLSLYTFIFVIIQLEDYALLVGSIGLFIILSIIMFTSRKIDWTSAQQAD
- a CDS encoding DUF1361 domain-containing protein, which encodes MGRILLFTFIHYKSLLLSLVFAIALVTTRVVITGSLFYTFLIWNLFLAVVPYLLTQTVFWYSYGRINTFFRLTLFATWLVLLPNAPYIITDLIHLQSQYSFWKWLDLFIVFVFAFNGLLFGILSLNDVFGFLQYHFKEKWALFIIFCICILSGYGIYLGRFLRFNSWDILFRTQLLTQEILTSLMETRAWLMTFAFGLFFWMVFTMLRWVKEKNQVLY
- a CDS encoding NAD(P)-dependent oxidoreductase; amino-acid sequence: MKFGIIRERKSPPDRRVVLSPKECQNVLSKFPKAKIEVESSPIRVFGDKEYEKLNVPVSQNIDDCDVLLGVKEVPINALIPNKKYFFFSHTIKKQPYNRDLLRAVLEKNIELYDHEVITDQKGQRLVAFGRYAGIVGAYNGVRTYGLKYGAFDLPKAETLHDQQALIDELQKIQLPNIKILLTGKGRVGNGAKEMLDAMNLMKVNVAEYLSETFNEPVYCQIDASEYNKRKDGVRGNKADFFQNPQEYRSNFFRFAEVTDFYIAGHFYGDGAPYLYTREDAKHPDFKIKVVADVSCDIDGPVASTIQPSTIADPIYGYDPQTESITDFKNSDAIAVMAVDNLPCELPRDASNGFGEAFSKYVIPAFFNNDADGILERARMTQNGKLTKRYGYLQKYVDGLE